GTATCTCCGCCAGACCGAACAGCGTGCCCTGGAGGCCGAGCGGACCCGGGAGGAGGCGGCCCTGCGCCGCGCGGGGGAGGAACGCCTGCGCATAGCGCGGGAGTTGCACGACTCCCTCACCCACAGCATCTCCATCGTCAAGCTCCAGGCAGGCGTGGCCGTCCATCTGGCCCGCAAGCGGGGCGAGGAGGTGCCGCCCGCCCTGCTCGCCATCCAGGAGGCGAGCGGCGAGGCGATGCGTGAACTCCGTTCCACGCTGGAGATCCTGCGCACCGACGAGCCGACCGGCACTCCCGCGCTGCTCGTGGAGCGGGCGCGGGCGGCGGGGCTCGCCGTCGACCTGACCGTGGCCGGCGAGGAGCGGCCCCTGCCCGCCACCCTCGACCGGGCCACGTACCGGATCGTCCAGGAGTCCCTGACCAACGCGGCCCGGCACGCGGGTCCGGCGAAGGTGCGGGTCGAACTCGCCTACAGCGACGACGACTTGACGATCCACGTCGAGGACGACGGGACCGCCGACCCGGACCGCCCGCCCGAACCCGGCCACGGCCTGACCGGCATGCGCGAACGCGTCACGGCGCTGGGCGGGACGCTGGCGGCCGGGCCGCGCGCGGAGGGCGGGTTCTCGGTGCGGGCGGAACTGCCGTTGCGGGCGGGGGACTCGGTGTGAGCGAGGGGGCGACGGGATGAACGCGACGGAGGGTGGGTTCCGGGTGTGCGTGGACGTCGGGGTGAGCGAGGTGGAGAACTGCTCCTCCGTGCGCGTGGCGGTGCCGACGTGATCAGGGTGGCCCTCGTGGACGACCAGGCGTTGATGCGGGCCGGGTTCCGGGCCCTGCTCGAAGCCGAGGACGGCATCGAGGTGGTCGGGGAGGCGGCGGACGGCGAGCAGGGCGTGGAACTGGTGCGCGCGCAGATGCCCGACATCACCCTGATCGACGTACAGATGCCGGTGATGACGGGCATCGAGGCGACCCGGCGGATCGCCGCCGATCCGGACCTGGCGGCGGTCCGAGTGGTGATCCTCACCAACTACGGCCTGGACGAGTACGTCTTCGAGGCACTGCGGGCGGGCGCGAGCGGCTTCCTGCTGAAGGACACCGAACCGGCCGATCTCCTCCAGGCCATCGAGGTGGTGGCCCGGGGCGAGGCGCTGCTGTCACCGGCGATCACCCGCACCCTGATCGGCGAGTTCGTCTCCCGCCCACCGGACCGCTCCACCGCTCCCGGCCTGGAATGCCTCACCCGCCGCGAACGCGAGGTGACGGGGCTGGCCGCCCGAGGTCTGAGCAACGAGGAGATCGCCCGGCACATGGTGATCAGCCCCCTCACGGCCAAGACCCACATCAGCCGGGCGATGACCAAGCTGGGCGCCCGGGACCGCGCCCAACTGGTCGTGTTCGCCTACGAGTCGGGGCTGGTGACGGCACGCGGCGGCTGAAATCCCGTTGCCCGCAGCCGTCGGGGATCAGCACTCTGGGGTGATGACCGAGACGACGCCGCAGGTCCACGAAGAGATCCTCGCCTACTACGCCCGGGGCGAGGAGGACGCCCGCCTCAGACCGGGCGGCGCATCCGCCGGACGGCTGGAGTACTGGCGCACCCAGGACGTGCTGCGGCGGTTGCTGCCCGCCGCGCCCGCGCGAGTGCTGGACGTCGGTGGCGGCAGCGGAGTGCACGCGGAGTGGCTCGCGCAGGACGGGTACGACGTCGAACTCGTCGATCCCGTACCGCTCCACGTGCACCAGGCGGCCCGGCTGCCGGGTGTGCGCGCACGGTCCGGGGACGCCCGCTCGCTGCCCGCCGACGACTCCGCGTACGACGTGGTGCTGATGCTGGGGCCCCTGTACCACCTGCTCGAACGGGACGACCGCGTGCGGGCGTTGGCCGAGGCTCGCCGGGTGGTGCGGCCGGGTGGACTGGTCGTCGCGGCCACCATCAACCGGTACGCGGAACTGCACGACCTGCTGTGCAAGGAGCTCTACTTCACCGAGGAGCACCGCGAACGCACCGACGAGGTTCTCGCGGACGGCCGGCACCCGCACCACGAGGAGGGCTTCTTCACCCTCGCCCATTTCGCCCGACCGAACCAGGTGACAGCGGAGTTCACCGACGCACGGCTTACCGTCGACGGCCAGTACGGCGTCGAGGGCGTCGCCTGGCTCATGGGTGGAGTCGAGGACTGGCTGGACGACCCGGAGCGCCGGGAGTCAGTCCTGGCGGCATGTCGGCACATCGAGTCGGAGCCGACGCTGCTGGGGGCGAGCGGACATCTGCTCACGGTGGGCGGACGGCCGAAGCGCTGAAGCCGGCCGTCCGCCCGGCGGGGACTATGCGGCAGTGCCGCCCGCGTAGTCGCTGTTGAACGTGGTCTCGACGGTGGTGGCCACCGACTGCGCGACCCCGGTGCCGGTCAGGATGATGCCCAACTCCCGGTTGTTGGAGAGCGAGTTGCTGCTGATGTTCATGGAGCCCGCCTCCACCTCCTGGGTGGCGAGGCCGTAGTCGGCGACCATGGCCTTGCCGTGGATGTAGAAGCCGTTGGGGTCGGAGTACCCGACGACCGTGCCGCCGGCTGACTTGATCTCGGAGACCTCGGTGGCGTAGTCGCCCGGGGTCTCCAGGACCACCCGTACCTTGACGCCCGCTTGCGCGCGTGCCGCGATGGCGTCCACCACCGTGCTGTCGCTGAACTCGAGTTCCTCGACGTCGAGCGTCTTGGTGGCGGCGTTGATCACGGACAGCAGACGGCTGCGGGAGTCCGTGGGGGACCAGAGCAGGTGGTCGCCGTCGCCCGGCGTGATCGCGGTGCCGGCGTAGTCCGCGTTGAACACCTTCTCGATCGCGGCGACATCGCGGGTGTCGTCGGTGAACACCCCGTAGTCACGGCCGGTCGCGTAGTACTGGGAGGTGAGATTGCCGGTGAGGACAAGCGACTTGGTGGCGTCCACGGTGATCGTCTTCTGGTGCGTGTAGACGAAGCTCGACGGCGACCACACCACGCCCACGCCCGCGTTCGTCAACGCCGTGTACGCCGAGCCGTTGGCGCTCTGGTGCGCACGGTCCAGCACGACCCGGACGGTGACGCCCTTGTTCTTCAGGGCTATGAGGTCGTTGACGGCCGTCGTGTCCTCGAGTTCGTACATGGTCATGTCGAGCGACGTGGTGGCCGAGTTGATGAAGTCGTAGATCGTGGGCTGGCCGGCGCTCTGCGAGAAGGCGAAGGCGGTGTAACTCGCGGCGCTGGCGGGGACGGAGGCGGCGAGTACGGCGGCACCGGCGGCGAGAGCGACCCCGGTACGGGTGAGGACCTTCCACAACATGCGTGACTCCTGGTCGAGTTGGTGCCCGCAGGGGAGGGCGGGCATCCGCATGGCACCACGCGCGTAGAACGGACGGGAAGAGGAGGCCGGTGAACTCGGGGTTACCGATGGTCCGCATGGTCGGGCAAAAGGGACTTCGTGCAGGTGGGAGGCGATTCATGGAGTTCTCGTGTGATCGCAAAATCTTCGTTGGCCCACCTGGTGGGCAATGAAAGGATCCGTGCACGCGACCCGCTTCGGACCGGCCGAGGCGCGCGAGCAGCGAGGTGAGAGA
This is a stretch of genomic DNA from Streptomyces sp. NBC_00285. It encodes these proteins:
- a CDS encoding sensor histidine kinase — protein: MSGYPADPAIRRRLADTALAVVVGALALTAAAFDADTATVDYALVAVSSAVLAFCRAAPRVVLAAATASGTAYLLHAHPGALAALPVLAAVLTAAQLGRRGWAAVASGVYLTACIATGSTTQEALGKAGLLAGWFLCMVVGGLADRNWQAYLRQTEQRALEAERTREEAALRRAGEERLRIARELHDSLTHSISIVKLQAGVAVHLARKRGEEVPPALLAIQEASGEAMRELRSTLEILRTDEPTGTPALLVERARAAGLAVDLTVAGEERPLPATLDRATYRIVQESLTNAARHAGPAKVRVELAYSDDDLTIHVEDDGTADPDRPPEPGHGLTGMRERVTALGGTLAAGPRAEGGFSVRAELPLRAGDSV
- a CDS encoding response regulator transcription factor, translated to MIRVALVDDQALMRAGFRALLEAEDGIEVVGEAADGEQGVELVRAQMPDITLIDVQMPVMTGIEATRRIAADPDLAAVRVVILTNYGLDEYVFEALRAGASGFLLKDTEPADLLQAIEVVARGEALLSPAITRTLIGEFVSRPPDRSTAPGLECLTRREREVTGLAARGLSNEEIARHMVISPLTAKTHISRAMTKLGARDRAQLVVFAYESGLVTARGG
- a CDS encoding class I SAM-dependent methyltransferase translates to MTETTPQVHEEILAYYARGEEDARLRPGGASAGRLEYWRTQDVLRRLLPAAPARVLDVGGGSGVHAEWLAQDGYDVELVDPVPLHVHQAARLPGVRARSGDARSLPADDSAYDVVLMLGPLYHLLERDDRVRALAEARRVVRPGGLVVAATINRYAELHDLLCKELYFTEEHRERTDEVLADGRHPHHEEGFFTLAHFARPNQVTAEFTDARLTVDGQYGVEGVAWLMGGVEDWLDDPERRESVLAACRHIESEPTLLGASGHLLTVGGRPKR
- a CDS encoding phospholipase D-like domain-containing protein; its protein translation is MLWKVLTRTGVALAAGAAVLAASVPASAASYTAFAFSQSAGQPTIYDFINSATTSLDMTMYELEDTTAVNDLIALKNKGVTVRVVLDRAHQSANGSAYTALTNAGVGVVWSPSSFVYTHQKTITVDATKSLVLTGNLTSQYYATGRDYGVFTDDTRDVAAIEKVFNADYAGTAITPGDGDHLLWSPTDSRSRLLSVINAATKTLDVEELEFSDSTVVDAIAARAQAGVKVRVVLETPGDYATEVSEIKSAGGTVVGYSDPNGFYIHGKAMVADYGLATQEVEAGSMNISSNSLSNNRELGIILTGTGVAQSVATTVETTFNSDYAGGTAA